The Rhodohalobacter sp. SW132 genome includes a region encoding these proteins:
- a CDS encoding OsmC family protein produces MKITIERLNDAVHMEAKNEDGVTLQMDGTGEIGGINGGFRPMQMLLAAAGGCSAIDVVGILKKQRQNPDSLQIEVTGERVTVEGEQYSEFKSVHIHFILKGAHLDEKKVSRAIDLSINKYCSVSKTLEKTAKISSSFEISSEQ; encoded by the coding sequence ATGAAAATTACGATTGAACGTCTGAATGATGCCGTCCACATGGAAGCCAAAAACGAAGATGGTGTTACTCTCCAGATGGATGGAACGGGAGAAATCGGCGGCATCAACGGCGGTTTCCGGCCGATGCAGATGCTGCTCGCTGCGGCGGGCGGCTGCTCCGCAATTGACGTGGTGGGAATCCTGAAAAAACAGCGGCAAAATCCGGATAGCCTGCAGATTGAAGTCACCGGCGAGCGGGTAACTGTGGAGGGAGAACAGTACTCCGAGTTTAAATCGGTGCATATCCATTTCATTCTGAAAGGCGCACACCTGGATGAAAAAAAAGTAAGCCGCGCCATCGATCTCTCGATTAACAAGTACTGCTCGGTATCTAAAACACTTGAAAAAACTGCGAAGATTTCGAGTAGTTTTGAGATTAGTAGTGAGCAATGA
- a CDS encoding PLP-dependent aspartate aminotransferase family protein — protein sequence MPDKKNHFETDAIRTQTPTTGEREHSTPLYMTSSFTFDSAEHARAMFAREIEGNVYSRYSNPNTDEFIEKMCRLEGAEMGVATASGMAGVFGCLAGLLGQGDHVLASRSLFGSSHQILSQILPRWGISFTYADVESPEKWEELIKPNTKMLFLETPSNPGLDLIDLKWAGKLAKAHDLIYIVDNCFATPYLQRPIEFGADLVQHSATKFIDGQGRAIGGVIVGSEKHMEDIQFFARHTGPALSPFNAWLFSKSLETLPVRMERHCDNAEVLANFLGDHKHVNFVKYPFHKDHPQLELAKKQMTRGGGVVCFEIKGGYEKAKLFIDKTSMVSRSANLGDTRTIVTHPASTTHSKLTEEERQAVGITPGLIRIAVGLENSKDIIGDVEQALG from the coding sequence ATGCCCGACAAAAAGAACCATTTCGAAACAGACGCCATCCGAACACAAACACCTACAACTGGGGAGCGGGAGCACTCTACGCCGCTGTATATGACTTCGAGCTTTACGTTTGATTCTGCAGAGCACGCCCGGGCGATGTTTGCGCGGGAGATTGAGGGAAATGTTTACAGCCGCTACTCCAATCCAAATACGGATGAATTTATTGAAAAAATGTGCCGGCTTGAGGGGGCAGAAATGGGTGTAGCCACCGCATCAGGAATGGCGGGTGTGTTTGGATGCCTGGCGGGATTGCTCGGTCAGGGCGATCATGTACTGGCATCGCGATCGCTGTTTGGATCATCCCACCAGATTCTGAGTCAGATTTTACCGCGATGGGGAATTAGCTTTACCTATGCTGATGTCGAATCACCGGAAAAGTGGGAGGAGCTTATCAAACCGAATACCAAAATGCTTTTCCTGGAAACACCCTCCAACCCGGGACTCGATTTGATCGACCTGAAGTGGGCCGGGAAGCTGGCAAAGGCCCACGATCTGATATATATAGTGGATAACTGTTTTGCCACACCCTACCTGCAGCGGCCGATTGAGTTCGGGGCCGACCTGGTTCAGCATTCGGCCACAAAATTTATCGATGGACAAGGCCGCGCAATTGGCGGAGTGATTGTGGGCAGTGAGAAGCACATGGAAGATATCCAGTTTTTTGCCCGCCACACCGGTCCGGCCCTCTCCCCTTTCAACGCATGGCTCTTCAGCAAAAGCCTGGAGACGCTGCCGGTTCGCATGGAGCGCCACTGCGATAATGCCGAAGTGCTGGCCAATTTTCTGGGCGATCACAAACACGTAAATTTCGTGAAATATCCCTTTCATAAAGATCACCCACAGCTTGAACTGGCAAAAAAACAAATGACACGGGGTGGCGGAGTGGTCTGTTTTGAGATTAAGGGCGGATATGAAAAAGCGAAATTATTCATCGACAAAACCAGTATGGTCTCCCGCTCGGCAAACCTGGGCGATACACGGACAATCGTCACACATCCCGCATCCACTACGCATTCAAAACTGACCGAAGAGGAGCGTCAGGCGGTAGGCATCACGCCGGGACTCATCCGGATCGCGGTGGGACTGGAAAACAGCAAGGATATTATTGGAGATGTGGAGCAGGCACTGGGGTAA
- a CDS encoding amidohydrolase family protein, whose product MIRSASITTFLLILISATFYACGDDYPDDILLYTNATIWDGTESTAIENAALVTHNGTVLEIIEMNDPDFPEEAETVDLDGRYIVPGLINAHGHVGMADGLQTGSDIHSEENVIDQLKLYAAYGITTVVSLGDEPDEAFAVRDRGEFSENGMARLFLAGSVLNPSSADEAQSDVNQLMEQNPDWTKIRVDDGLGTREKMQPDVYSAVIEASHGHNTPLAAHIVQLEDAVGVVENGADLVAHSVRDNPIDRELTDLMLDSDICITPTLTREVSTYIYRDRPDFFDDSFFLAKADPNVLEELQQPDVQERYTGEAADYYRDQLPLAQENMMALHNSGVRVAMGTDSGPPARFQGYFEHMEMELMQDAGMTPIEVLTSATRYAAECMQIDENLGTLEPGKAADFLVVENNPLEDIRNLREIYGVYISGIQVPDVVN is encoded by the coding sequence ATGATCCGATCAGCCTCAATCACAACTTTTCTGCTCATACTGATCTCTGCCACTTTTTACGCCTGCGGGGATGATTACCCTGATGATATTCTGCTTTACACCAACGCTACAATTTGGGACGGCACTGAATCCACCGCTATCGAAAATGCAGCACTGGTAACACATAATGGAACCGTTCTTGAAATCATTGAAATGAACGATCCCGATTTCCCCGAAGAGGCCGAAACCGTGGATCTTGACGGACGATATATAGTTCCAGGACTCATCAATGCACACGGTCATGTGGGGATGGCGGACGGACTTCAAACCGGTTCTGATATACATTCAGAAGAGAACGTCATCGATCAGCTGAAACTCTATGCTGCTTATGGCATCACTACGGTTGTAAGTCTGGGTGATGAACCCGATGAAGCATTTGCGGTTCGTGATCGCGGTGAATTTTCTGAAAACGGAATGGCCCGTCTCTTTCTGGCCGGTTCTGTTTTGAATCCATCTTCAGCTGATGAAGCCCAAAGTGATGTGAATCAACTGATGGAACAAAATCCTGACTGGACAAAAATCCGGGTGGACGACGGACTGGGCACACGCGAGAAAATGCAGCCGGATGTGTACAGTGCCGTCATTGAGGCCTCCCACGGCCACAACACTCCGCTTGCCGCTCACATCGTACAGCTCGAAGATGCCGTTGGAGTTGTTGAAAACGGTGCCGACCTGGTTGCCCACAGTGTCCGGGATAATCCGATAGACCGTGAGCTGACTGACCTGATGCTTGATAGCGACATCTGCATCACCCCAACGCTTACCCGGGAGGTTTCAACATACATCTACCGGGACCGGCCCGATTTTTTTGATGATTCATTTTTCCTTGCAAAAGCAGATCCCAATGTCCTGGAAGAACTGCAGCAGCCGGATGTTCAGGAACGATATACAGGCGAAGCTGCGGATTACTACCGCGATCAACTACCATTGGCTCAAGAGAATATGATGGCTCTCCACAACTCCGGGGTACGCGTAGCGATGGGTACCGATAGTGGTCCTCCTGCGCGATTCCAGGGATATTTTGAACACATGGAGATGGAGTTGATGCAGGATGCGGGCATGACCCCGATCGAGGTGCTCACTTCCGCCACCCGGTACGCTGCCGAGTGCATGCAGATTGATGAGAACCTGGGCACGCTCGAACCGGGAAAAGCTGCAGATTTCTTAGTCGTGGAAAATAATCCTTTGGAAGATATCCGGAATCTGCGGGAGATTTATGGTGTTTATATTAGTGGTATTCAGGTTCCTGATGTGGTGAATTGA
- a CDS encoding YtoQ family protein, translating into MKTWNLYLSGEIHSDWREDIKQGIEKENLFVNCTAPVTDHPASDNCGVDILGEEEKDFWKDHKGAKINAIRTRTHIENADIVVVKFGDQYKQWNAAFDAGYAAALGKKLIILHPPEHTHALKEVDAAALAVCEKPGQVVEILKYVILKE; encoded by the coding sequence ATGAAAACATGGAATCTGTATCTGTCCGGCGAAATTCACTCCGACTGGAGAGAAGATATTAAACAGGGAATCGAGAAGGAGAACCTGTTCGTGAACTGTACAGCCCCGGTCACCGATCATCCCGCGAGTGATAACTGTGGAGTAGATATTCTGGGAGAAGAGGAAAAAGATTTCTGGAAAGATCACAAGGGCGCAAAAATCAACGCCATTCGCACACGAACTCATATTGAGAACGCTGATATTGTGGTTGTAAAGTTTGGCGACCAGTACAAACAGTGGAACGCAGCGTTTGATGCCGGATATGCCGCAGCCCTTGGCAAAAAGTTGATCATCCTCCATCCACCCGAACACACCCACGCCCTGAAAGAGGTAGACGCTGCCGCCCTGGCCGTCTGCGAAAAACCGGGTCAGGTTGTGGAGATTCTAAAATATGTGATTTTGAAGGAGTGA
- a CDS encoding energy transducer TonB, with protein sequence MKYILFFLFVFVLFNTACSSSEELATSECIAEVEELTVPENLNFISNSDMLERISESNRTMEYQFPTVEGGMSALAENLHYPPSARGRSDAQRVMLQALISEEGELLDLVLLQNAECDLVMAATYAVRQSEFTPASLDSEAIATTINIPIVFRQ encoded by the coding sequence ATGAAATATATTCTTTTTTTCCTTTTTGTTTTTGTCTTGTTCAATACCGCTTGTTCTTCTTCGGAGGAGCTCGCTACGTCTGAGTGTATCGCAGAAGTTGAAGAGCTTACAGTGCCTGAAAACCTCAATTTCATATCCAATTCTGACATGCTTGAGCGAATCTCAGAAAGTAACCGTACTATGGAATACCAGTTCCCAACGGTTGAAGGCGGGATGTCGGCACTGGCAGAAAATCTCCACTATCCACCCTCTGCCAGAGGACGAAGCGACGCGCAGCGAGTAATGTTGCAGGCCCTTATAAGCGAGGAGGGAGAATTACTTGACCTTGTTCTGCTTCAAAATGCAGAATGCGATCTTGTCATGGCCGCAACTTACGCCGTCAGACAATCTGAGTTTACCCCAGCTTCCCTCGATTCTGAGGCGATTGCTACAACCATAAATATTCCCATTGTATTCAGACAATAG
- a CDS encoding tyrosine phenol-lyase gives MAKNSSDKKRSWAEPYKIKMVEPVRITTHEERKRALEEAGYNTFLLKSDDVYIDLLTDSGTSAMSDRQWAGMMMGDEAYAGSRNFYHLEDTVRKYYGYKHLVPTHQGRAAEHMISQILISEGDIIPGNMYFTTTKLHQELAGGTFVDIIIDEAHDPADLHPFKGNVDLNKLEELIKKHGADKIPYVSIATTVNMAGGQPISLKNLKELRKLCDKHDIMIVHDMTRVAENAYMIQKNEEEYKEWSVPDIVLEICNQTDAATMSAKKDALVNIGGFLAVNDDEIYNQARNMVVVYEGLHTYGGMAGRDMEALAIGITESVNYDHIRARVGQVQYLGEKLIKAGVPVVKPIGTHGVFLDAKAILPHLSQDQLPAQSLAAALYLDSGVRAMERGVVSAGRNPKTGDHNYPKLELVRLTIPRRVYTQAHMDVVAESVEAVYENRKSVTGLTFVYEPEYLRFFQSRFERL, from the coding sequence GTGGCTAAAAATTCATCAGATAAAAAACGATCGTGGGCGGAACCGTATAAAATTAAAATGGTTGAGCCAGTTCGTATCACAACTCATGAAGAGCGGAAAAGGGCACTCGAAGAAGCCGGTTATAACACTTTTTTACTGAAATCAGACGATGTGTACATCGATCTTCTTACAGACAGCGGAACGTCGGCGATGAGCGATCGCCAGTGGGCCGGCATGATGATGGGCGATGAAGCGTACGCCGGAAGCCGGAATTTCTACCATCTCGAAGACACGGTGCGAAAGTATTACGGCTACAAGCACCTGGTACCCACTCACCAGGGACGTGCAGCCGAACATATGATCTCGCAGATTCTGATTTCCGAAGGCGATATTATCCCCGGTAATATGTACTTCACCACCACAAAGCTGCACCAGGAGCTGGCGGGCGGTACATTTGTGGATATCATTATTGATGAGGCGCATGATCCGGCAGATCTTCATCCATTTAAGGGAAATGTGGATCTGAATAAACTGGAAGAGCTGATCAAAAAACATGGAGCGGATAAGATTCCCTACGTATCGATCGCCACTACGGTGAACATGGCGGGCGGACAGCCAATTTCGCTGAAAAACCTGAAAGAGCTTCGTAAACTATGCGACAAACACGACATCATGATTGTGCACGACATGACCCGCGTGGCTGAGAACGCCTACATGATTCAGAAAAACGAAGAAGAGTACAAAGAGTGGTCTGTTCCTGATATTGTCCTCGAAATCTGTAATCAAACCGATGCCGCAACGATGAGTGCCAAAAAGGACGCGCTCGTAAACATCGGCGGATTTTTAGCGGTAAATGATGATGAGATTTATAACCAGGCCCGAAACATGGTGGTCGTCTATGAAGGATTGCACACCTACGGTGGAATGGCCGGGCGTGATATGGAAGCCCTGGCGATCGGCATCACCGAGTCGGTGAATTATGATCACATCCGGGCGAGAGTCGGCCAGGTTCAGTATCTCGGTGAAAAGCTAATCAAAGCCGGTGTCCCGGTTGTGAAACCGATCGGCACGCATGGTGTCTTTTTGGATGCAAAAGCGATTCTGCCGCATCTTTCGCAGGATCAACTACCTGCCCAGTCGCTCGCCGCCGCCCTCTATCTCGATTCCGGAGTTCGTGCGATGGAACGCGGTGTGGTATCAGCCGGACGCAACCCCAAAACAGGAGATCACAACTACCCCAAACTGGAGCTGGTCCGCCTGACCATCCCCCGTCGTGTCTACACCCAGGCGCATATGGATGTGGTTGCCGAATCAGTGGAGGCTGTATACGAAAACCGAAAATCAGTTACCGGGCTTACATTTGTTTACGAACCGGAATACCTGCGGTTTTTCCAGTCGCGGTTTGAAAGATTATAA
- a CDS encoding ribbon-helix-helix domain-containing protein yields the protein MKSVRLPKELEDQLEALSSKTDKSHSVIIREALVEYIAKEKNFSKPYETGKEFFGKHGSGDRDRSVTYKSRIKEKIRDKHSD from the coding sequence ATGAAATCTGTACGACTCCCAAAAGAACTTGAAGATCAGCTCGAGGCTCTCTCTTCTAAAACGGATAAATCTCACTCGGTCATCATCAGAGAGGCACTGGTAGAGTATATCGCAAAAGAGAAGAACTTCAGCAAACCATATGAAACCGGGAAAGAGTTTTTCGGTAAACACGGCAGCGGGGATAGAGATCGATCTGTAACCTACAAATCCAGAATAAAAGAGAAAATCCGTGATAAACACTCTGATTGA
- a CDS encoding type II toxin-antitoxin system VapC family toxin, with product MINTLIDAGPIIALFDKSDQHHERVLGFMKAFEGKLVSTWPVLSEVCYMLDFNRETQLDFLEWVVQGGIDVHNLEQWQLNRIRHRIETYSDLPADLADCTLIDVAETERLNAIITLDRDFTVYKLENGQFLENLLN from the coding sequence GTGATAAACACTCTGATTGATGCCGGGCCCATCATTGCACTGTTCGACAAGAGCGATCAACATCATGAGCGGGTCCTTGGCTTCATGAAAGCCTTCGAAGGAAAGCTCGTCTCAACCTGGCCGGTGCTTTCGGAAGTTTGCTATATGCTGGATTTCAACCGGGAAACCCAGCTCGATTTTCTTGAATGGGTGGTTCAAGGTGGAATAGATGTTCATAACCTTGAACAGTGGCAGCTCAACAGAATCCGGCATAGAATTGAGACCTATTCCGACCTGCCGGCAGATCTGGCTGATTGCACTTTGATAGATGTTGCAGAAACTGAACGATTGAACGCAATCATTACACTTGATCGTGATTTCACAGTCTACAAACTGGAGAACGGTCAGTTTTTGGAGAATTTGCTAAACTAA
- a CDS encoding glycoside hydrolase family 13 protein, which translates to MKRKHHTLPSLLLLLLFVPVSLYAQPIQIDRVEPENWWTGFHEPDVQVLIYGENIQSAKPSVDYPGVTLERRTLVENPNYQFLTLRIHEDAEPGTVQIQFEREDYSHIVDYEIKERSTDTNRNQGFDSTDLIYLLMPDRFANGDPSIDEIDGMLEGVDRDDINARHGGDIQGVIDNLDYLDELGMTAVWFTPIFENDMPPAYGAYHGYAATDMYRVDRRFGTNEKYLELIDKAHDRGMKVIMDMIHNHVGLEHWFIKDQPTSDWVHDLDEVGTTNYRTSTVMDPYASEYDFNATVKGWFVVDMPDLDQRNELVANYLIQNTLWWIEYSGIDGIRMDTHPYPYKEYMAEWSRRVLEEFPDFNMVGEAWMSSSPTTAYWQTGFDSPDGYESYLPSVTDFPLYNSIAAGLNEEPGWESGISRLYFTLSQDFLFPDANLNVIFPGNHDLDRIFSVVGENFGKFKIANTFVMTTRGIPQLYYGDEILMTGGGPDGLKRKDFPGGWEEDPINAFTPEGREQLAEDTGFPVVEAHEFMTTLANWRKDKDVIHNGQLTHFVPEDNVYVYFRHNDEEAVMVVLNASGEEQNLDLARFSELLDGVSTGYEVISGETVQIGEYLNIEGYGSMVIELE; encoded by the coding sequence GTGAAAAGAAAACATCACACCCTGCCATCCCTTCTACTACTTTTACTATTTGTACCTGTATCACTTTATGCCCAGCCCATTCAAATCGACCGGGTTGAGCCGGAAAACTGGTGGACCGGTTTTCACGAACCGGATGTTCAAGTTCTGATTTACGGCGAAAATATCCAGTCTGCCAAACCATCTGTGGATTATCCCGGAGTTACGCTGGAACGCAGAACACTCGTTGAAAATCCCAACTACCAGTTCCTCACGCTTCGGATTCATGAAGATGCCGAACCAGGAACCGTGCAGATCCAATTTGAAAGGGAGGATTATTCGCACATTGTTGATTACGAAATAAAAGAGCGAAGCACTGATACCAACCGTAACCAGGGTTTCGATTCCACAGACCTGATCTACCTGCTGATGCCCGACCGGTTTGCCAACGGCGATCCCTCCATAGATGAAATTGACGGAATGCTTGAGGGCGTCGACCGTGATGATATAAATGCCCGGCACGGCGGGGATATCCAGGGCGTGATTGATAACCTGGACTACCTGGATGAGCTTGGGATGACCGCCGTCTGGTTTACACCGATTTTTGAAAACGATATGCCACCTGCGTACGGTGCCTACCACGGTTACGCGGCTACCGATATGTACAGAGTCGACCGTCGGTTTGGAACCAACGAAAAGTACCTTGAGCTGATTGACAAAGCCCACGATCGCGGAATGAAGGTCATCATGGATATGATCCACAATCATGTTGGATTGGAGCACTGGTTCATCAAGGATCAGCCGACCTCCGATTGGGTGCATGATCTGGATGAGGTAGGAACCACCAATTATCGAACCTCCACCGTAATGGACCCTTACGCATCCGAATACGATTTTAACGCGACCGTAAAAGGATGGTTTGTGGTGGATATGCCCGACCTCGACCAGCGAAATGAGCTGGTGGCGAACTACCTGATTCAAAATACGCTCTGGTGGATTGAGTATTCCGGGATTGACGGCATCCGGATGGATACACATCCCTATCCATACAAAGAGTACATGGCTGAATGGTCGCGAAGGGTGCTGGAAGAGTTTCCTGATTTCAACATGGTGGGCGAAGCATGGATGTCAAGCAGCCCAACTACAGCCTATTGGCAGACTGGGTTTGATAGCCCCGATGGTTATGAAAGCTATCTGCCAAGTGTGACAGATTTCCCGTTGTATAACTCGATTGCAGCCGGGCTGAATGAAGAACCGGGATGGGAAAGCGGAATCTCACGGCTCTATTTTACGCTCAGCCAGGATTTTCTTTTTCCGGATGCCAACCTGAACGTCATCTTCCCCGGCAACCACGATCTGGACCGTATCTTTAGTGTAGTTGGAGAGAACTTCGGGAAGTTTAAGATTGCAAATACCTTTGTTATGACCACCCGCGGCATCCCTCAGCTCTATTACGGGGATGAAATCCTGATGACCGGCGGTGGCCCGGACGGTCTGAAGCGTAAAGATTTTCCCGGCGGATGGGAGGAAGATCCAATCAACGCGTTTACACCTGAGGGTCGGGAGCAGCTGGCAGAAGATACCGGATTTCCCGTTGTGGAAGCGCACGAATTTATGACCACCCTTGCCAATTGGCGGAAAGATAAAGATGTGATCCATAACGGTCAGCTGACTCACTTTGTCCCTGAGGATAACGTTTACGTTTATTTTCGACATAACGACGAAGAAGCCGTGATGGTTGTTTTGAATGCCAGCGGAGAGGAGCAGAACCTTGACCTCGCCCGTTTTTCAGAACTCCTTGATGGAGTTTCCACCGGGTACGAAGTGATTAGCGGTGAGACAGTTCAAATTGGGGAGTATCTGAATATTGAGGGGTATGGATCGATGGTGATTGAGCTGGAGTGA
- a CDS encoding serine hydrolase, whose amino-acid sequence MSYFTRAAGTLLVISLLTVMETFSQSPKTDEAWSRVQDHFTQKMNENEVVGGALLFLDENGAKKSSLNGYADLQKRVEVDENTIFHWASITKTLTAIAIMQFRDRDKLSLDDPLTDYLPELFKIHNPYGSMEKLTIRMALNHSTGLRNPTWPWGGNEDWHPFEPTEWSQLVAMFPYTKVEFEPGSRHSYSNPAIIFLGKIIEQSSGDSWESYVHKHILNPLGMNRSYFNHTPEHLLPYRVNSYQIKNGNPEPRGLDFHTGITTSNGGLNAPVTDMIKYLNFLLGRSDTDHPVLERSSLEELWEIELPVDENDGVKLSVGLSFFVEEFDGMRVIGHTGTQWSNYSWFYVHPESGTAVISVTNTDGLYDMHRFRNEMSRYVFEHLFTLYK is encoded by the coding sequence ATGTCATATTTTACACGGGCAGCCGGTACGCTGCTGGTCATTTCACTTCTTACTGTTATGGAAACATTCAGTCAATCCCCAAAAACAGACGAAGCCTGGAGCCGGGTTCAGGATCATTTCACCCAAAAAATGAATGAAAACGAGGTGGTGGGAGGTGCCCTGCTTTTTTTAGATGAAAATGGGGCTAAAAAAAGCAGTTTGAATGGCTACGCTGATTTGCAAAAGAGAGTAGAGGTGGATGAAAATACGATCTTTCACTGGGCATCCATCACAAAAACTCTAACCGCAATAGCAATTATGCAGTTTAGGGACCGGGACAAGCTTTCGCTCGATGATCCCCTGACCGACTATCTTCCAGAACTTTTTAAAATCCATAATCCCTATGGCAGTATGGAGAAACTGACCATTCGAATGGCGCTGAACCATTCAACAGGGTTGCGAAACCCTACCTGGCCGTGGGGTGGTAATGAAGACTGGCACCCGTTTGAACCCACAGAATGGAGCCAGCTTGTGGCCATGTTCCCGTACACAAAAGTAGAATTCGAACCTGGCAGCCGCCACAGCTATTCAAACCCGGCCATTATTTTCCTGGGAAAAATTATTGAACAGAGTTCAGGCGATTCCTGGGAATCATACGTACACAAACATATACTGAATCCCCTTGGGATGAACCGGTCTTATTTTAACCATACACCGGAGCATCTTTTGCCGTACCGGGTAAACAGCTACCAGATTAAAAACGGAAATCCCGAGCCCCGCGGCCTCGATTTTCATACCGGAATCACTACATCCAACGGTGGGTTGAATGCCCCCGTGACTGATATGATAAAATATCTGAACTTTTTGCTGGGCCGTTCAGATACAGATCACCCCGTTCTTGAACGTTCATCACTCGAGGAGTTGTGGGAGATTGAACTCCCGGTTGATGAGAATGATGGAGTGAAATTATCCGTCGGCCTTTCGTTTTTTGTGGAAGAGTTTGATGGAATGCGAGTCATAGGACACACCGGCACTCAGTGGTCCAATTATTCCTGGTTCTATGTCCACCCTGAATCCGGCACGGCCGTAATTTCAGTAACCAATACAGATGGATTGTATGATATGCATCGTTTTAGAAACGAAATGAGCCGGTATGTTTTTGAACATCTTTTCACATTATACAAGTAG
- the gap gene encoding type I glyceraldehyde-3-phosphate dehydrogenase — translation MAKVKVGINGFGRIGRLVMRSVLKYQSDEIEVVGINDLTDAKTLAHLFKYDSVHGTFDGEVSTDGDNLVINGTKIGITSERDPANLKWGERGAEVIIESTGIFRDDKGASKHIEAGAKKVIISAPGSGDIQTIVLGVNDDEIDKNNTVFSNASCTTNCLAPMVKVLDDAFGVKQGFMTTIHAYTGDQAIVDGPHKDLRRARAAAANIVPTTTGAAAAVGLVLPHLDGKLDGGAVRVPVPDGSLTDFTVVLNKEVSESDVLDAFKKAAKGDMKGILEYSEEELVSSDIIGNPHSCIFDSKMTKVDGNVVKVIGWYDNEAGYSARTAELVNKIL, via the coding sequence ATGGCAAAAGTAAAAGTTGGAATTAATGGATTCGGACGCATTGGCCGCCTTGTGATGCGATCTGTTCTCAAATATCAGAGTGATGAAATTGAAGTGGTGGGTATTAATGATCTTACCGATGCCAAAACTCTGGCTCACCTGTTTAAATATGATTCTGTCCACGGCACCTTTGACGGTGAAGTTTCCACTGATGGAGACAATTTGGTCATCAACGGAACCAAAATTGGAATTACATCTGAAAGAGATCCGGCAAATCTGAAATGGGGCGAGCGCGGAGCTGAGGTTATCATTGAATCCACTGGTATTTTCCGGGATGATAAAGGAGCTTCAAAACACATCGAGGCAGGCGCTAAAAAAGTCATTATTTCCGCTCCGGGAAGCGGCGATATTCAGACAATCGTGCTTGGCGTAAATGATGACGAAATTGATAAAAATAACACCGTTTTTTCCAATGCCAGCTGTACAACCAACTGCCTTGCGCCGATGGTGAAAGTGCTCGATGACGCTTTTGGTGTAAAGCAGGGCTTCATGACTACAATTCACGCCTACACAGGAGATCAGGCGATTGTTGACGGACCGCACAAGGATCTGAGAAGAGCCCGCGCTGCTGCCGCCAACATCGTGCCGACAACAACCGGCGCTGCTGCTGCAGTTGGTCTTGTGCTTCCACATCTCGATGGCAAGCTGGACGGAGGCGCTGTTCGCGTGCCGGTACCAGACGGATCACTCACCGACTTCACCGTTGTTCTCAACAAAGAAGTTTCGGAATCAGACGTTCTGGACGCATTCAAGAAAGCTGCCAAAGGAGATATGAAAGGTATTCTTGAGTACAGCGAAGAAGAGCTGGTATCCAGCGATATTATCGGAAACCCGCACTCCTGCATTTTCGACAGCAAGATGACCAAAGTTGACGGCAATGTTGTGAAAGTGATCGGATGGTACGATAACGAAGCCGGTTATTCAGCGCGAACTGCTGAACTGGTAAATAAGATCTTGTAA